From Babylonia areolata isolate BAREFJ2019XMU chromosome 14, ASM4173473v1, whole genome shotgun sequence:
acttttaacctttaTTTTGGTACCAGCAgccttttaaaaacatttttcacTTCTGTTAAAACAACATTTAAACAGCTTAGATTAAAACTATCAGTCAAAAGAAACATCCCACCACAAAAattatgtttctgtgtgtattaGAACCAAAGTTACAGTCAATTGAAGTTAATTAAAATTGAGCCTTTTTGCGCATCATTTTGAGCTTTTGGACAAATCTCCAATTTTACAGCATCACTGCTTGAATACTAAACAACAGAGACAGCTGAGAATTAAGGAAAATGATATTTTGTTTACAGTAAAGATGCCTATTTTTTCCCCAGCTGTATTACCTTATTGTTTTATTGATATTGAGCTGTAAAATCAAGGTTTTTTTTGCAAATTCTCACAATGGCAAAATTTGTCAAAATAGCAACAGGTGCAGTTTCTTCATTTATCAAGCTATTTTTATGAAATAAAGTGATTTGCATGCAGCTGAGCAAGGCCTTTAAAATAGGGGTACAGCAATAATTCAATTTGAAGAATTTTTTAAGATCTATGTCATATGATCTGTAAGATTTAGCAtcaaattcttctcttttttttttaactggacaggcacacatgcacaaatacacatcacCATTCACTTTCTGACAGACACATACTACCATGACTTTTTAATTAAAAGTCAcattcagcaattttttttttctttacttccttttttttttttttaaatcatgttatcAAGTCGCAGGAATGATGATGTTCTAGAAGAACAGAAATTTTTTGTGTAATAATTTGTGTTTTGTAAATAAAAGTGAAACCACTACTATAACATATATCTGCTGATTAATTTCATTTCAACAGATAGCAACTTAACATACTTATCATTAATTCCatcatgaaaataagaaaaaattaTCATCGCTTTAGTTACATTCGAAACGAGGTGCTGCAGTATGAGGTATTCCCAGTGATCGAGCACTTTCGTGCACTCATTTATGAAAAATACCCCCTCTTAAATGTTTATCGATGATATAATCAACAGTGTGATAGTAAAATCAAACAAACTCAAAGGTTTCAGAACCGACCAAGCTCGTTGTTGAAGTCTGGCTCAGCTTCTACTGCCATTTTGGCATCCAAATGATGCACAGCCACTCTTTCGACTCAGAGCTTGTCTGCACCAGTAATACCACACGGTAGTTGTGTATGCCTTTCGAAAGGAAATTGAAAAAGCTTCTCTTTGATATCCATAAATGCTATTGTATTTATTACCAAATTTGAGAATTTCAAGTTTAAAGTCAAGCAAAAAATTTTTTACGCGCTATATTCGCAATAAGTGATTTTGCAAGCCGAACTAATATTCACCGGAAAGATCAGGTTCAGACAAACACAGCTGTATTAAAAATAGCTCTGTAGAAGAAAAGAGACGCGAAAACCAGTTGACGCGATCTGCGTCGGAGCGGTCGGCCACGGTGTGCCAGAAGCATTTTGACTACCCCTGATTTTTACTCTTTTATTCAACAAAGATAAAatacagatgaaaaacaaaaacagcattggaaagaggagaaagtgaactttatttccatatataaaactttctttattttttaatcatcacTCAAGTTGCAGGCTTGAGGAAAATGGGCAAAATCGACGTTTTTTAGTCATAGCTTCAGTTTAACAAGTGAGGCTGCCGGTACCTACtttatttcagaacataaaaagacagaaacaagcaaCCATTTTAGTTATATTGTTAAAGGAAAGAGCCATTTGTAAAATCTGATATCAATCACTTTTCATCCCCTGCAgaataatgtgtttgtgtgtgaatgaaaaacaGTCGAAAGTTTAACAACTGAAGTAAATCTCTCCTAACGTATGACAGTCAGATTATTACAATCATTACATCTTCTGTGATTATTccattgaaaaaaagagaaaaaacatgaaAGTATGATATGATCTTATATAGAAATTGACAATTGAACCAGGCTGCCTCATCTCTATTTTGTTAGCTAGCTTGTCAGGTAACAGGAGGATTGCCAACagttaacatgaaagaaaaacaacattattTCATTTTGCACTTGATGGGCCAAAATTTTTCTTTGATGCTTTCATCAAGATCATAACtttcaaacttttcttttctgttggttCATGTCACAATCAGCGTCTAATTATATTTAATACATTTGTTCTTTAGTTTTCTCTTCTTGGGGCTCAGAAGAGTTTCTTGTTGAGTTTTTCCACCTGATTGATTGCAAAATAATCATTACTAAAAGGATGATTTTTATGAGAAGTTGTGTGGAAGTATTCACTGTTTTATCTATTCAATTTCAAAATCATGTGTAAAATATAGGTGCAGTAGTAATGCAGTAAGTAAGTAACCTTTTGACACCTTTCATCCAAAATGTtttgggacttagtgctgtataTTGGCCTGAGTATATGTAAGCAaatagagatcatcagcgaatttacatttctcggactgatcatttccaacgatttgaaatgggagaaaaatagggaaaaaaattGTTAATAAAGCACAACAGCACATGTACTTTCTTCGGCACCTCAAAAAATTTGGTATTAGCAGTCATTCAAAGTGTGTTAACCTTCTCTATTACTGTTTGGCAtgaaaacatttccaaggcagaagtcgcagccctgaacagaatcgtaaaaattgccaccaagattactagggctgatctaccttctctagatgacatattataagcggctactcaaaaaagcaaaatcaatcagccaggacgaatcacatccagcttttgagaTTGTCGAGATGCTGCCCTGTGGTCTTTGGTACAGAAATATAAGGACGAAAACTAGTCGCTGCCCTGTGGTCTTTGGTACAGAAATATAAGGACGAAAACTAGTCGCTTTGCCAAtaactttttccccaaagcagtcaatgccctgtctcttgaacaaatccagtatgatcgaagagagttgtgcaatcaaaAACCACTGACCTGAAGGtctagtcatcagctccatccacatgtgatatgcagcttatgttcaaatatctgtgtgtgtgtgtgtatgtgtgtgtgttgttgtcttcagtttaacgtctttccacttgaagtgatattatcAGTAAAGCCAGAGTCGGGAGATTCAGAGGAGGTGTGGCTGTCTCCATGGTCATGATTCCCAGCCacccggctgtgtgtgtgtgtgtgtgtgcacaagttttcatattgatatgcacatgtatgtgtcctaaattctactgtatctgtctttgtgtatgattttggatttatatttgtacctttttatgtattatcccccccttcccacctccccccaaatattccttgtgaccccagtatatagacatattctgttctattctatgatGGGCAGGTGGTAAAACCAGCCGACCATGCTCCTCAAACCCTCGACGCCGCCGGGTGGCTGGGAATCATGACCATGGAGACAGCCACACCTCCTCTGAATCTCCCGACTCTGGCTTTACTGAGGAAGAGCAATGTGAAATCTGCTTTGAGAATGTGGTGCGGGTGCAGCTGTACCCTTGTCAGCACAGCGACATCTGCAAAGGCTGTGTGCACAAACTTCTCACCTCCAACAAGCGGCAGTGCCCTTTCTGTCGTTCTCGCATTGATGGCTATATAGAAGAGGGCAGCAGATACTCTTTCAGGCATTAATTTTCATGAGTGAGGTGCACCTGTTTTGTTCGAGTGATTTATTGTGTTGACTGATTTTGttaagtgactgactgacattgAATCTGAGAACTGATTTAGACTGGGACTGCATTAGCTGACATGTGCATCGTGGTTTAAAGATATGTCAGATCAGAGAAAAGCGGGAAAGGTTTTGGTCAGCTTTGTTTTATCTCTTTGTTGCTGGGGTGTATGGACCAACTTTGTGGGATTTGGAGTCTGATTGTAGAAATTACTTGATGATATTTTATAATGGTTGATTTTTTAGGAATATGttttatatgatatgatatgatataatagaTATCAATATAGAGGGGAGTTGGAGGTTTGTCATCTGTTGTGCTGGAAAATATTGTTTTGTAGATTTGAACTTTCTCAACAAAATGTGtggactttctttttttgtgtgtacagtgttggtggttgggtggtCATTATGCAGGGAATTAAGAAGCATTCAGAAATGTGTCATGTTATGCACACAGTCTGAATATTGCACAAACATTAAGACATTAAAAGAATGGTATGAACAATGTATTTAATTGCTATCTTCACCAGTACACACTGCTGTTCATTTTACTTCTAT
This genomic window contains:
- the LOC143289812 gene encoding uncharacterized protein LOC143289812; this encodes MLNSVLIVGVPMVALLAAAYYVFTKAQRDGLQGAGGSARGSTFSGGKTSRPCSSNPRRRRVAGNHDHGDSHTSSESPDSGFTEEEQCEICFENVVRVQLYPCQHSDICKGCVHKLLTSNKRQCPFCRSRIDGYIEEGSRYSFRH